Proteins co-encoded in one Candidatus Thiodictyon syntrophicum genomic window:
- a CDS encoding HAD family hydrolase, with protein MPDDTAAVLWDMDGVLIDSLSFAIQASRRLIMERYGSQVSVDADFLKSVFPLDPPAYWRAILAHLQDQCGAPLPSTDAETMCEDYLAARLTATFPILPGIPDILADLARRAIPCAVVSNNPLSQTIAILNNCGLRDSFSVIVGNDDPALRKKPAPDTYLFAAKQLGLDPTRCVVVEDSILGVAAGIAAGCRTIGVATGSADTGALEAAGSARVYSSFRENVADLRFGDVRIKQIVTLNEFLSHMVEHIAWRLGTSIDFAWNNNDSRAAGALLGTALRRFPLKTASAACLGMIDDGSAEVLVDTGRAPGVFHLNAQGEVALDWFLSLRCEQLSNGAPLQEFLAGLAEGLQAAIDVTICSAEDPHHTWEGVFRAVGISLSRIFGPVRPVHAAPTTDGQENTRVLGDLRVHSVGSDLCEVTRRTAESEVSLVIDFARRQPSAIHLQVGPSICTEGFSELLLALADNAGFTLQLSFTASVITSSHVLFEDVALVIGRALLELLVIRMMSQGTDGAGSNIHTAADLQNLAVGVALSVEGRKFWSFVPFGESYSQLRRRILVGQDVFGTLRSEDLDDFVDGLAGGLAASIMIHIRRPVSPDETWLGVFTGLGKAIAEAFLPNPFRRGVPPGVKATLS; from the coding sequence TTGCCGGACGATACCGCCGCCGTTTTATGGGACATGGACGGGGTGCTGATCGATTCCCTGTCTTTTGCGATACAGGCGTCGCGCCGCCTGATCATGGAACGTTATGGCAGTCAGGTGAGTGTCGATGCGGATTTTCTTAAGAGCGTATTCCCGCTCGATCCGCCCGCGTACTGGCGGGCGATTCTGGCCCACCTGCAAGATCAGTGCGGCGCACCGCTTCCCTCGACAGATGCCGAGACGATGTGCGAGGACTATTTGGCCGCGCGCCTGACGGCGACCTTTCCCATCCTCCCGGGAATTCCTGACATCCTTGCCGACCTTGCCCGCCGGGCGATCCCCTGCGCGGTGGTCTCCAATAATCCGCTATCCCAGACCATCGCGATACTGAACAACTGCGGGCTGCGCGACAGCTTTTCGGTGATCGTCGGCAACGACGACCCCGCTTTGCGGAAAAAGCCCGCACCCGATACCTACCTCTTCGCGGCCAAACAACTCGGCCTTGACCCAACCCGCTGCGTTGTCGTCGAGGACTCCATCCTTGGGGTAGCGGCCGGCATTGCCGCCGGATGCCGAACGATCGGGGTCGCCACCGGCAGCGCTGATACCGGCGCACTCGAAGCCGCGGGAAGCGCACGGGTCTACTCCAGTTTCCGCGAGAACGTTGCCGATCTCAGATTCGGCGATGTCAGAATCAAGCAGATCGTCACCCTCAATGAGTTCCTGAGTCACATGGTCGAGCACATCGCCTGGCGACTCGGCACCTCGATTGATTTCGCTTGGAATAACAATGACTCCAGGGCCGCCGGAGCACTCCTCGGCACGGCGCTGCGTCGCTTCCCGCTCAAGACCGCCAGCGCGGCCTGTCTGGGCATGATCGATGACGGCAGCGCCGAGGTCCTGGTGGATACCGGTCGTGCCCCGGGTGTCTTCCACCTTAATGCTCAAGGCGAGGTCGCGCTCGACTGGTTCTTGTCTCTGCGTTGCGAACAACTGTCTAACGGTGCGCCGCTGCAGGAATTCCTCGCCGGACTCGCCGAAGGTCTCCAGGCAGCGATCGATGTCACGATCTGCAGCGCGGAGGACCCGCATCACACCTGGGAGGGCGTGTTTCGCGCCGTTGGCATCTCCCTGAGTCGGATTTTCGGACCAGTACGCCCAGTGCACGCTGCGCCGACCACGGATGGCCAAGAGAATACCCGCGTGCTTGGTGACCTCAGGGTCCACAGCGTCGGCAGCGACCTCTGTGAAGTGACGCGGCGCACCGCCGAGAGCGAGGTCTCGCTGGTCATTGATTTCGCGCGCCGGCAACCTTCTGCTATTCATTTGCAGGTCGGCCCGTCGATATGTACCGAGGGCTTCAGCGAGCTCCTGCTGGCGCTGGCCGACAATGCCGGGTTCACGCTGCAGCTTTCCTTTACCGCTTCGGTGATTACGTCATCGCATGTGCTTTTTGAGGACGTCGCGCTCGTCATTGGCCGCGCCCTGTTGGAGTTGCTGGTCATTCGGATGATGTCGCAGGGGACTGACGGCGCAGGAAGCAACATTCATACCGCCGCCGATCTGCAAAACCTGGCCGTCGGTGTTGCCTTGAGCGTCGAGGGGAGAAAATTCTGGTCCTTCGTACCCTTTGGCGAATCCTATAGCCAACTCAGACGCCGCATTCTCGTGGGACAGGACGTCTTCGGCACACTGCGGTCGGAAGATCTGGATGATTTCGTCGATGGTCTTGCCGGCGGGCTTGCGGCAAGTATCATGATCCACATTCGCCGGCCGGTATCACCGGATGAAACATGGTTGGGCGTGTTCACCGGTCTCGGCAAGGCGATTGCCGAGGCCTTCCTTCCCAATCCGTTTCGCCGCGGAGTACCCCCTGGGGTGAAGGCCACCCTGTCATGA
- a CDS encoding enoyl-CoA hydratase/isomerase family protein codes for MTIQCETQAPVARVTLDAPARQNALSVDMWQRLRQTFEDLAGRDDIHCIVLRGAGGNFAAGADITEFPQQRFDLASGRRYHLEVIEPALRAVREAPQPVIAAIEGSCVGGGLEIAGVCDLRLAAPGSRLGAPVGKLGFPLALPELVPLVRLVGIALASDLLLTGRLLDAHEALAAGLVQRVSAADGLDALIDEVVRALLAGSPLAARLNKRNLRMLADQGGQYSAAQLDDSFGFFSSDDYTEGLNAFLAHRKPRFRGR; via the coding sequence ATGACGATCCAATGCGAAACCCAGGCCCCGGTGGCCCGTGTCACGCTCGACGCGCCGGCCAGGCAAAACGCCTTGAGCGTCGACATGTGGCAGCGTCTGCGCCAGACCTTCGAGGACCTGGCCGGGCGCGACGACATCCACTGCATTGTGCTGCGCGGCGCCGGCGGCAACTTTGCCGCGGGTGCCGACATCACCGAATTTCCCCAGCAGCGCTTCGATCTCGCCTCCGGACGCCGCTACCACCTGGAGGTGATCGAGCCGGCGCTGCGGGCCGTCCGCGAGGCCCCGCAACCGGTCATCGCCGCCATCGAGGGCAGTTGTGTGGGCGGCGGGCTGGAGATCGCCGGCGTCTGCGACCTGCGCCTGGCCGCGCCCGGGAGTCGGCTCGGCGCGCCGGTGGGCAAGCTCGGCTTCCCGCTCGCCTTGCCGGAACTGGTGCCGCTGGTGCGACTGGTCGGCATCGCGCTCGCCTCCGACCTGCTGCTGACCGGCCGCCTGCTGGACGCCCACGAGGCCCTGGCCGCCGGCCTGGTGCAGCGCGTGTCCGCCGCCGACGGGCTGGATGCGCTGATCGATGAGGTGGTACGGGCCCTCTTGGCGGGTTCACCGCTCGCGGCACGCCTGAACAAGCGCAACCTGCGGATGCTGGCCGATCAGGGCGGACAATACAGCGCGGCGCAACTGGACGACAGTTTCGGCTTTTTCAGTTCGGACGACTATACCGAGGGGCTGAATGCATTCCTCGCGCACCGCAAGCCGCGGTTTCGCGGGCGCTGA
- a CDS encoding HAMP domain-containing sensor histidine kinase — MGRLFWKFFFAFWLALLAAGLGAATLFLLHQQALIERGQDLAGGPRTAFLVAAAAQVFQHGGSAALRGFLEESRALHVGAQVYVVDDAGHELLGRGVPPDLLTQAHRLAQEGQEPRIARVERMAGRDYLVFLPTDGREPLHHMPLLLLIGVAVLASLAFSAWLAWYLSTPIRHLRGAFDAAAAGRLDTRIGARMGRRRDEIADLGRDFDRMAGQLQTLVNSQRRLLHDVSHELRSPLARLEAAIGLARQRPERLAETLDRIEREAGRLDQLVGEILTLARMQAGMARVADEEIDLVELVREVARDARFEAQPCGREVGFVGTGEAPVTANVELLHRALENVVRNAVKFTAVGSRVEVQIARRPDPNGAPERLLVSVSDRGPGVPEGDLEAIFEPFFRSETRTPTAGFGLGLAIARRAIEAHGGTIRARNRPGGGLTVEIVMPGVACG; from the coding sequence ATGGGCCGTCTGTTCTGGAAGTTCTTTTTCGCCTTCTGGTTGGCCCTGCTCGCGGCCGGCCTGGGCGCGGCGACCCTGTTCCTGCTCCACCAGCAGGCGCTCATCGAGCGCGGGCAGGACCTGGCGGGCGGACCCCGCACCGCCTTTCTGGTGGCGGCGGCGGCGCAGGTCTTCCAGCACGGCGGCAGCGCGGCGCTGCGCGGTTTCCTGGAGGAATCACGCGCCCTGCACGTCGGCGCGCAGGTCTATGTCGTCGATGATGCCGGGCATGAATTGCTGGGGCGCGGCGTCCCCCCGGACCTGCTGACGCAGGCCCACCGGCTGGCGCAGGAGGGCCAGGAACCGCGCATTGCCCGGGTGGAACGGATGGCGGGGCGCGACTATCTGGTATTCCTGCCGACCGATGGTCGCGAGCCGCTCCATCACATGCCGCTGTTGCTGCTGATCGGCGTCGCCGTCCTGGCGAGCCTCGCCTTCAGCGCCTGGCTCGCCTGGTATCTGTCGACCCCGATCCGCCACCTGCGCGGCGCCTTCGACGCCGCGGCGGCGGGCCGGCTCGACACGCGCATCGGCGCGCGCATGGGGCGACGGCGCGATGAGATCGCCGACCTCGGGCGCGATTTCGATCGCATGGCCGGGCAGTTGCAGACCCTGGTCAACTCCCAGCGGCGGTTGCTGCACGATGTCTCCCATGAACTGCGCTCGCCCCTGGCGCGGCTGGAGGCCGCCATCGGCCTGGCGCGGCAGCGGCCGGAACGGCTCGCCGAGACGCTCGATCGCATCGAGCGCGAAGCGGGGCGGCTCGATCAACTGGTCGGTGAGATCCTGACCCTGGCGCGGATGCAGGCCGGGATGGCGAGGGTCGCGGACGAGGAGATCGACCTGGTCGAACTGGTGCGGGAGGTCGCGCGCGACGCCCGGTTCGAGGCGCAGCCGTGCGGGCGCGAGGTCGGGTTCGTCGGCACGGGCGAGGCACCGGTCACCGCCAACGTCGAGCTCCTGCACCGCGCCCTGGAGAATGTGGTCCGCAATGCGGTCAAGTTCACCGCGGTCGGGAGCAGGGTCGAGGTGCAGATCGCGCGGCGCCCCGATCCCAACGGGGCACCCGAGCGGCTGCTGGTGAGCGTCTCCGACCGCGGACCCGGTGTTCCCGAGGGGGACCTGGAAGCCATTTTCGAGCCCTTCTTCCGCAGCGAGACCAGGACCCCGACCGCCGGCTTCGGTCTGGGGCTGGCCATCGCCCGGCGGGCCATTGAGGCGCATGGGGGGACTATTCGCGCCCGCAATCGGCCGGGGGGCGGCTTGACGGTGGAGATCGTGATGCCGGGGGTCGCTTGCGGCTGA
- a CDS encoding response regulator transcription factor: protein MMTKVLLVDDDRELGEMLTEYLDQEGFAATAVQDGETGVRAALSGAYAIVVLDVMMPGCNGIEALRRIRAQDRRLPVLMLTARGDDVDRIVGLELGADDYVPKPCTPRELVARIRAILRRTQVQEPDGASCGPLTAGALTLWPERRSLEWQGQPLELTSTEFNLLEVLVRNAGRVVSKQELSQQALGRPLARYDRGIDVHLSSIRHKLGLDAEGRSPIQTVRGLGYQLVRE from the coding sequence ATGATGACGAAGGTCTTATTGGTCGATGATGACCGCGAACTGGGCGAGATGCTGACCGAGTATCTCGACCAGGAGGGTTTCGCGGCCACGGCCGTGCAGGATGGCGAGACCGGTGTGCGTGCGGCCCTGTCGGGCGCCTATGCGATCGTCGTGCTGGACGTGATGATGCCGGGCTGCAACGGCATCGAGGCGCTGCGCCGCATCCGGGCGCAGGACCGCCGCCTGCCGGTGCTGATGCTCACGGCGCGGGGTGACGACGTGGACCGCATCGTCGGACTCGAACTCGGCGCCGACGACTATGTGCCCAAACCCTGCACCCCGCGTGAACTGGTCGCGCGCATCCGGGCCATCTTGCGGCGCACCCAGGTGCAGGAACCCGACGGCGCGTCTTGCGGACCGCTGACGGCCGGGGCACTGACCCTGTGGCCGGAGCGGCGCAGCCTGGAGTGGCAGGGCCAACCGCTCGAACTCACCAGTACCGAGTTCAATCTGCTGGAGGTGCTGGTGCGCAATGCCGGCCGGGTGGTGAGCAAACAGGAACTCTCGCAGCAGGCCCTGGGCCGTCCGCTGGCCCGTTATGACCGCGGCATCGACGTGCACCTGAGCAGCATCCGGCACAAGCTCGGACTCGATGCCGAGGGGCGTTCGCCGATCCAGACGGTGCGCGGCCTGGGCTACCAGTTGGTCCGGGAGTAG
- a CDS encoding PepSY-associated TM helix domain-containing protein, protein MFLKQLKRPLLVAHRWLALILAPVFLLILLSGAILAFKPILGTDGAAQSTPRVSVGALAAALDAIDPAGRAAAVSLSADGRSIDLKSKDPAVAGTYDVATRTAAAGQGFDLFAFALNLHKNLLIGAGLLVEIATYAMVALLLAGLAFGLPRLRNTLGGWHRGLGWFAFPLLALLPVTGLLMTLHVGKPAVPALTAGEPISLAQAIKAVPLPADGQIVMARRFQAGSAMVKTASPAGELVHVVQSNGQVALTGSPGWVDAVHEGTWAGAWSGVLNLVSALLLMGLTVTGLYSWLRRRPWARRAGRVATAGRPQASPRKAAVDPRLTPVAQ, encoded by the coding sequence ATGTTTTTGAAACAACTCAAGCGCCCGCTCCTGGTCGCTCACCGCTGGCTGGCCCTGATCCTGGCCCCCGTCTTCCTGCTCATCCTGCTGTCCGGGGCCATCCTCGCCTTCAAGCCGATCCTGGGTACCGACGGCGCCGCGCAGTCCACCCCCCGGGTCAGCGTCGGCGCGCTCGCCGCGGCGCTCGATGCCATCGATCCGGCCGGGCGGGCGGCCGCGGTCAGTCTCTCGGCCGACGGGCGCTCGATCGACCTGAAGTCCAAAGACCCTGCCGTGGCGGGCACCTATGATGTCGCAACGCGGACTGCCGCCGCGGGCCAGGGCTTTGACCTGTTCGCCTTTGCGCTCAATCTTCACAAGAATCTGCTGATCGGTGCCGGCTTGCTGGTCGAAATCGCCACCTATGCCATGGTCGCACTCCTGCTCGCCGGACTCGCGTTTGGTCTGCCCAGGCTGCGCAACACGCTCGGGGGCTGGCACCGCGGCCTGGGGTGGTTCGCGTTCCCGCTGCTCGCGCTGCTGCCGGTCACCGGACTGCTGATGACGCTGCACGTCGGTAAGCCGGCAGTCCCCGCCCTCACAGCCGGTGAACCTATCTCCCTGGCGCAGGCGATCAAGGCGGTGCCGCTGCCGGCTGACGGTCAGATCGTCATGGCACGGCGCTTTCAGGCGGGCAGCGCCATGGTCAAGACGGCCTCACCCGCGGGCGAGTTGGTCCATGTGGTCCAATCCAACGGCCAGGTCGCGCTCACCGGGTCGCCGGGTTGGGTGGACGCGGTGCACGAAGGCACCTGGGCGGGCGCCTGGTCAGGCGTGCTGAATCTGGTGTCCGCCCTGCTTCTGATGGGATTGACCGTCACGGGACTCTATTCCTGGCTGCGCCGCCGACCGTGGGCGCGTCGGGCCGGTCGGGTTGCGACCGCAGGGCGGCCCCAGGCGTCTCCTCGGAAGGCGGCCGTCGACCCGAGGCTCACTCCGGTCGCGCAGTGA
- a CDS encoding AAA family ATPase translates to MAKAFVKDLATYIRAGYPIVTIVSSEEDRALELVDELLRQKEMWKRPRKLFVWSVSRGFVDPQGRPATKEDTRRPERALAFVAGYQEGALFLFKDFHPYLKDNAPDAALLIRLLRDLVPELKGSPRTLLWLSPLLAIPTELQKDVTVVDLPLPTEDEYREVLKRLVEQVRDNPTVTLSLTEDATDAIVKACQGLTRSEAENALAKAIVSQQGLTGADVKSILEEKEQIIRKSGILEYTAAVEDFGGIGGLGNLKTWLRQRNEGFSQKARDFGLPNPRGVMLVGVPGCGKSLCAKAVAAEWQKPLLKFDLGRVFAGLVGESEERMRKALAVAEGVAPCVLWIDELEKGLSGIGGSGDSGVSTRVFGTLLTWMEEKTQPVFVVATANDISQLPPELLRKGRLDEIFFVDLPTARNRAEILMIHLGRRKRVPTDYDLAGVVRATEGFSGAELEELVINALYEAYADPGQELRTEHLLKSAGEIIPLARSRAREVAALRQWAQTNCRQAAEAAADEPPVPSDTVAGRRARMVDL, encoded by the coding sequence ATGGCCAAGGCCTTCGTCAAGGACCTCGCGACCTATATCCGCGCCGGTTATCCCATCGTCACCATCGTCTCCAGCGAGGAGGACCGCGCCCTGGAACTGGTCGACGAACTGCTGCGCCAGAAGGAGATGTGGAAGCGCCCGCGCAAGCTCTTCGTGTGGTCGGTCTCGCGCGGCTTCGTGGACCCGCAGGGGCGCCCGGCGACCAAGGAGGATACCCGCCGGCCCGAGCGCGCTCTGGCCTTCGTCGCCGGGTACCAGGAGGGGGCGCTGTTCCTGTTCAAGGACTTTCACCCGTATCTCAAGGACAACGCCCCGGACGCCGCGCTCCTGATCCGGCTGCTGCGCGACCTGGTGCCGGAACTCAAGGGCTCGCCGCGCACCCTGCTGTGGCTCTCCCCGCTGCTGGCGATTCCGACCGAGCTGCAAAAAGACGTGACGGTGGTGGACCTGCCGCTGCCCACCGAGGACGAGTATCGCGAGGTGCTCAAGCGTCTGGTGGAGCAGGTGCGCGATAACCCGACGGTGACTTTGAGCCTGACCGAGGACGCCACGGACGCCATCGTCAAGGCGTGCCAGGGACTCACGCGCTCGGAGGCGGAGAATGCCCTGGCCAAGGCGATCGTCAGCCAGCAGGGACTGACCGGGGCCGACGTGAAATCCATCCTGGAGGAGAAGGAACAGATCATCCGCAAGTCCGGGATACTGGAATACACGGCGGCGGTGGAGGACTTCGGCGGCATCGGCGGCCTGGGTAACCTCAAGACCTGGCTGCGCCAGCGCAACGAGGGCTTCTCGCAGAAGGCGCGCGACTTCGGCCTGCCCAACCCGCGCGGGGTCATGTTGGTGGGGGTGCCGGGCTGCGGCAAGAGCCTCTGCGCCAAGGCGGTGGCGGCGGAGTGGCAGAAGCCGCTCCTGAAATTCGACCTGGGCCGGGTCTTTGCCGGGCTGGTGGGCGAGTCCGAGGAGCGTATGCGCAAGGCGCTGGCGGTGGCCGAGGGGGTGGCCCCCTGCGTGTTGTGGATCGACGAGTTGGAGAAGGGCCTGTCCGGAATCGGCGGCAGCGGCGACAGCGGGGTCAGCACCCGGGTCTTCGGTACCCTGCTGACCTGGATGGAGGAGAAGACCCAGCCGGTGTTCGTGGTGGCCACCGCCAACGACATCTCCCAGCTTCCGCCCGAACTGCTGCGCAAGGGCCGCCTGGATGAGATCTTTTTTGTGGACCTGCCCACCGCGCGCAACCGCGCCGAGATCCTGATGATCCACCTGGGTCGGCGCAAGCGCGTACCCACCGACTACGACCTCGCCGGTGTCGTCCGCGCCACCGAGGGCTTCAGCGGGGCGGAGCTGGAAGAACTGGTCATCAACGCACTCTACGAGGCGTATGCGGACCCGGGGCAGGAGTTGCGCACCGAGCATCTGCTGAAGTCCGCCGGCGAGATCATCCCGCTGGCCCGCTCCCGGGCGCGGGAGGTTGCGGCGCTGCGCCAGTGGGCGCAGACCAACTGCCGCCAGGCCGCGGAGGCCGCGGCCGACGAGCCGCCGGTCCCAAGCGACACCGTTGCCGGGCGCCGGGCGCGGATGGTGGATTTGTAG
- a CDS encoding DUF2997 domain-containing protein, whose product MNAETIEETDPMPMKKMRITIKRDGRTEIRVEGGEGGNCLDFTKAMEQALGTVQARELTADYEREPERVLVQETEGVTL is encoded by the coding sequence ATGAACGCAGAGACCATCGAGGAGACAGACCCCATGCCGATGAAAAAGATGAGAATCACCATCAAGCGCGACGGTCGCACCGAGATCCGCGTGGAGGGCGGCGAGGGGGGTAACTGCCTGGACTTCACCAAGGCGATGGAACAGGCGCTCGGCACGGTCCAGGCGCGCGAGCTGACCGCCGACTATGAGCGGGAGCCCGAGCGGGTCCTGGTCCAGGAGACCGAAGGCGTGACCCTCTAG
- a CDS encoding type II toxin-antitoxin system RelE/ParE family toxin, protein MIEVRYHEAAEAELYEALGFLELRAKGLGRRLLREVRRTAARIAECPLLAPEIRPGVRKRGVHTFPYALVYAIEDDGVLILAVAHGSRRPDYWGGRLAAP, encoded by the coding sequence GTGATTGAGGTCCGTTACCACGAGGCTGCCGAGGCTGAGCTGTACGAGGCGCTGGGCTTCCTGGAGCTTCGCGCCAAGGGGCTGGGTCGGCGCCTGCTACGCGAGGTCCGTCGCACCGCCGCCCGGATCGCCGAATGTCCATTGCTCGCACCCGAAATCCGCCCCGGGGTGCGCAAGCGAGGCGTGCACACTTTTCCGTACGCACTCGTTTATGCGATCGAAGACGACGGCGTCCTGATCCTGGCGGTCGCGCACGGGAGCCGCCGGCCGGATTATTGGGGCGGGCGATTGGCCGCCCCATGA
- a CDS encoding addiction module protein: MVIVEDVLKTALRLPVEDRAVLAERLLASLDDLDEHEWDGLWGEEVERRLAAYRNGSARARSADDVYAQAERLLGD; this comes from the coding sequence ATGGTCATCGTTGAAGATGTCTTGAAGACCGCACTCCGCTTGCCGGTCGAAGACCGGGCGGTACTGGCCGAACGACTCCTGGCGAGCCTGGACGACTTGGACGAGCACGAGTGGGACGGGCTCTGGGGCGAGGAGGTGGAGCGACGGCTCGCCGCCTACCGCAACGGCTCGGCCCGGGCGCGGTCGGCGGATGATGTGTACGCCCAGGCGGAGCGACTGCTGGGTGATTGA